A window from Synechococcus sp. RSCCF101 encodes these proteins:
- the ruvC gene encoding crossover junction endodeoxyribonuclease RuvC, producing the protein MRMLGIDPGLARVGYGLIETERGRRHRMLDCGILRTDPGRPEAERLVEIAGDLRRLIRAWRPDQASVEKFFFYRSSTTISVVQARGVVMMTLARFHIPALEYPPMQIKQALTGDGHADKQQVLTAVMRDLELEDPPRPDDAADALAVALTGLLRR; encoded by the coding sequence ATGCGCATGCTCGGCATCGATCCCGGACTGGCCCGGGTGGGCTACGGCCTGATCGAAACGGAGCGCGGCCGCCGGCACCGGATGCTCGACTGCGGCATCCTCCGCACCGATCCGGGACGTCCGGAAGCCGAGCGGCTGGTGGAGATCGCCGGCGACCTGCGCCGCCTGATCCGGGCCTGGCGGCCCGATCAGGCCTCGGTCGAGAAGTTCTTCTTCTATCGCTCCAGCACCACCATCAGCGTGGTTCAGGCGCGGGGGGTCGTGATGATGACCCTGGCCCGGTTCCACATCCCGGCGCTGGAGTACCCCCCCATGCAGATCAAGCAGGCCCTGACCGGGGATGGCCATGCCGACAAGCAGCAGGTGCTCACCGCGGTGATGCGTGATCTGGAGCTGGAGGATCCGCCCCGGCCCGACGACGCGGCCGATGCTCTGGCCGTGGCCCTCACCGGTCTGCTGCGGCGGTGA